TCGCCCCCCACGCCTAAGACTAAGGAGTTGAATTATGCCCGTCACCCGTCTGGAAATCTGCACCGAACACCTGTCCGTCGATCAGCGTGAGGCCCTGCTGGACGCCGTATGGGAGAGCCTGCGCATCAGCCCCGGCATGGTCACGGCAGACGGCAATGTGGAACTGGCCCTGTCGCAGTGCGGCGCGGGCATCAAGGCTGAGGACACCCCACTGGTGCGGGTGGACGGGCAGGACTACCGCAACGTCACGCCGCAGACGCTGGTGTCGTTGCTGCGCCGCTGGACGCGGTGAGTGTCTTTTATCTCGCTGCTCGCGCCGCCAACGCCTGCAAGGCGGCTTCCAGCGTCACGTCGCGGCCCTGTTCGATCAGCGCCCCGATGTCACCGGGGGCCAGCACATCGGGTGTGATGGCGTCGGGCAGGGCCTCGTTCTTCTCGTTGAAGGCACGCAGGACCGTCACCGAGACGACGCCGCCGTCGGGCAGTGGATCGAAGATGACCCCGCTGTTGCCCACGCCGCGCGTCTTCTCGCCCACTGCGATGGCCCCGGCACGCTGCGCGTAATAGGTGAAGACTTCAGCGCATGAGGCGGTGTTAGGCCCCACCAGCACGGCGGTAGGTCCTTTCCACACTGCACTGTCTGCAGGGACGGTCTTCATGTTCAGAAAGTGACCGCGCGTGCCGTTCACGCCGGTATAGCTGTAAGTGGACAGCTTGCCGTTGTAGCGGGTCTGGGACCGGTACTCCACCGGAGCGAAGACGCTGGCGGCGGCCACGCATTCGGTCAGGCTGCCGCCGCCGTTGTAGCGCAGGTCCACGACCAACTCGCGGGCCCCTGCCGCCTGCGCCTCTGTCAAACGGTCCAGGAACAGTTGAGAAGCGTCGCTGGGCAGAAACGTGGGGTATGTGATGACGGCCACCTTGCCGTCCGCGCCAGTCCAGGCCAGGGTGGGGACGTCGCGGGCCAGCAGAGCCTGGGTGGGGACGGTCAAGTTCAGCTCCGGGCTGGCGTGCCGCCTGACGGTCACGCGGATGGGCTGGGCCGCTCTTTCCAGCCGGATGAACTCGTTGGGGCCAACCGCAGCATTCTCGCCGCCGCGCTTGCCCGCCGCCTGTCCATTTACGGTGGTGACCAGATCGAAGACGCGCAACCCCTCGGTCTCGGCGGGGCTGCCAGGAATGATCGAGACCACCAGCAGGCCACCCTCAACCCGCGCCAGCCGCGCCCCGGTGCGCTGGACGGCCAGATCCTGCGTGACCTCGCGCAGCCGCTCGGCTCCTTCCGCGTCGCGGACGTTGGTGTGGGCGTCGCCGAATTCCTTGAACATGTCCTGCAGCACGTTGCGGCCTGTGGCATAGGAACATGCCTCGCCTTCCTGGGAACACTTCACGCGCAGCAGGGCGTCGTATTTCTCGCTCAGCGCCTTTAAATCTGCCGTGGACCAGCCGTAATACTCGCGCGTGACCTGCTGCGTGGCCGACTGGAACAGGTCACTCGCCGGACTGGCGCCCGCCACGGGCAGGGCGAGCAGCAGGGCTGGAAGCAGCGCGCGAAACGAGCAGGAAGGGGACACACCTCAGCGTAATCTCCTGCAGGTGACAGGCGTGAGGAGCACGGTTTCAATCTGGGAACCGCAGGGCTAAGCGGGCCACCCAGCAACTGGAAGAGCTGTCCAATCTTGCGGTGGCTTCGGGCCGTTGCGTTCAGGCGTCGCGCCGGAGCTTGCCGCACTGCCACCACGCTCCGGCACACAGCAGCAGGCTGATGGCAAACACCGGAAGGTAGCCGAAGCGGTCCGCGATCAGGCCGCCCAGCACCGGCGTGAACAGGGCCGCGCCCACCAGCGTGTTGAGGGTGCCGATATAACGGCTGCGGGCATTGGGCGGGGCGATGTTCAGGAGATGGTTGGTGTGACCCAGGTTGAAGCCCTGCGCGGCCACACTGGTCAGCAGGAAGACGCCCAGATACGCCCATTTGCCCAGGCCAAGCAGACCCACCATCGCGGCATACAGCGGGGCCAGCCCGTAGAAGACCGAGGCGTAGCGGATGATCCGCCGTGATCCTTTGCGCTCGGCCACCCGCTGCCACACGATGTTCGAAAGAGGCGCGGCTCCGGTCAGGGCCATCACGAAGGCTCCCAGGATGGCCGGGGGAAAATCCAGCACGCGCAGGGCATAGACCGCGAAGAAGGGGTCGCTCATGCTTGCTCCGGCCAGCAGCAGCCGAACGGTCAGAAAGGCGCGGAAATGCGGGTCGCGCAGCGTTTCGGGAATAGCCCGAAATTCGGCGCGGAAGCCCTGTGCTTCCTGTGGGGGATCTGGCGGCTCCGTGACTCGGCCAAAAATCCAGTACCCGTAGGTATAGGCTGCCGCACCCAGGCCGAAGATCAGGGCGTAGTTGAGGGGAAACTGCAGGTCCGAACCCAGGATCCAGCGCACCAATAACCCGGCCCCGAAAGCCAGCAGCCCGCCGTACAGGTTGCGCGTTCCAAAAAACCGAGGGCGGCGCTCGGCGCTGACAATCTTGCTGACCACTTCCAGAAAGGGCAGGCCCGCCACGCCGGAGGCCAGCGAGTTGAGCAGCATCGCCAGCACGAACAGCGTCAGGCACAGGGCAGGCTGATCAGCCAGGAACGCGGCGATCAGGGCCATCGCCACATAGGTCAGGGTCCGGATCGTGGCCGCCGAACGGTAGACCGGCAACTTGTGAGGCAGGCTGCGAACCCGCGCGGCCACCAGCAGTTGCGGCAGCATCCAGCCGCCCCCGGCAATGGCGGGCAGGAGACCGATCACCCAGTTGGGTGCTCCCAACCTGGAAGCGAAGCCGGAAATCACCACGGTCACATTGAGGAACCCGTCGCCAACGAAGACGCCCCAGCCGTTGAGAATGCCCAGTCGCTCGTCGCGATCCCAGCCGTGCCACCTGTCCATGGGCCTTCTGCTCACGCGGGCATTATCCGCGTTCCTTCAGGGCACGGTTCGGCATGGAGGGACGTTGCCGCGAGAGCAGTTTGAAGGCCTAGAGATAGAGCGTTGTTGCTTGCCAGCCTGCCGCTCAAAATTCAGGCCCTTTTGCAATGGGGGATGTGGAGAGTCCTTTGAAGCTCTGCTTACTCCGCCGCCTCGTACCAGTTGCGGTCCCAGCGGTGCGCGTACAGACGGGCCACATCGTCGGCGGGCAGGCCCTGACCGTCGGCGATGGCGACATTGCGCTCTACGTTCCGCACGCTGCGCATACCCACGATCACGGTGCTGACGGCGCGGTGACTGAGGACAAAACGCAGGGAGGTCTCGGCCAGTTGAGAGCTGTTGATGCCCAGATCGCGCTCGATGGCCCGCAGGCGGGGTTGCAGCTCTGCCCTGCGGTTGCCGCCGAAGTAGCGGTGGCGCCAGTCGCCCTCAGGGAATTCGGTCCCGGCGGTGATATTCCCGGTCAGGCTGCCCTCGTCCAGCGCCACGCGCACGATGACGCCCACGCCGTTGGCCAGGCAGGCGTCCAGCAGGCGGTCCTGCGGCGACTGATCGAACACGTTGTAGATCACCTGCACTGTCTCCACCACGCCCGCCTCCACGGCCTTCACGGCGTTGTCCGGCTGATGGTCGTTGATGCTCACTCCGAAATGCCCGATCTTGCCGTCGCGTTTGAGCTGCGCCACCGCGTCCTGCCAGTCGCCCTGCCCCAGCCACGAATCGTTCCAGACGTGGAACTGCTGCACGTCGATTTTCTCCAGCCCCAGGCGCTGCAGGCTGGCCTCGGTCATGGCGATCACATGTTCGGCGGGAAAGGCATCGCTGGCGGGAACGCCGGGGCGCGCGGGCCATTGCCCATTCTTGGGGCTGATCTTGGTGGCGATGACCGTTCCGGGAAATTCTCGGGCGGCCTGCCCCACCAGCCGCTCGCTGTGGCCGTCACCGTAGCCCATCGCCGTGTCGATGAAATTGCCGCCCAGTTCCAAATAGCGGCGCAGGGCCTGCAGGCTCTCGTCGTCCTGTGCGCCCTTCCACATGTCTGCGCCAATGCCCCAGGCCCCGTAGCCGATCTCACTGACGCCCAGGCCGGTGGCCCCCAGATTCCGCATTTGTATGGTTGGTGATTGCGTGGTCATGTGGTTCAGGGTAGACCCGCAGCCGTGTCGCCGGGGCTTGTCTTCAGGTCTGCTCAAGCGTTGGTGGAGGCTGCAATGGTGGGAGACCTGCGGTGAGCGAGGAAGAGCCGTTCACTCACCGCCCAGTCTCTTGCTTGCAGGTAAAGCGAAAGCGCTGCCTGACCTTATTGAGGGTCAGGCGGCGCGGGTAGTGTAGTGGTGGTTTGAAGTTCTACTCAGACCCCACCATCAGGAAGGGGAGGGCAGAAGGCTTACGCCTTGGCCGCCCTGCCTCCACTCTGGCGCCTCTTGTTCCATTCCTCGACGTACACCACGAGCGGCGCGACGATGTAGATGCTGCTGTACGTCCCGATGATGATGCCCACCAGCAGCGCCAGACTGAAGTCTCGCAGCACCGGCCCGCCGAAGACCAGCAGGCTGACCAGGGGCAACATGGTGCTGACCGAGGTCATGATGGTGCGCGACAGCGTCTGGTTGATGCTGGTGTTCACGATCTCGCGGAAGCTGCGGCCACGCATTTCCCTGATGTTCTCGCGAATTCGGTCCGACACGATGATCGAGTCGTTCAGCGAGTAACCGATCAGGGTCAGCAGCGCGGCCACACTGGCGATGCCGAACTCCAGCCCCAGCAGCGAATACAGACCCATCACGATCGCGACGTCGTGTAGCACGGCAATGATGCTGCCCAGCCCCATGACGAAGTCGAAGCGGAAGCCCACGTACACCAGAATCAAGCCCAGTCCCAGCAGCACGGCGTAGATGGTCTTCTGGGTCAGCTCCTTGCCTACGGCGGGGCCGACGGTCTCGCTGGCCTGAATCTCGCCGCCGGGCAGCTTGCTCAGGGCCGCGCCCAGGGTCTGGGTCTCGGCGGCGGTCAGTTCCGGCACCTTGACGTTGTACTGCACGCCCTCCTGGGTGGGATTGACGTCGCGCTGGATGGCCGCGCTCTGCTCGTTGACCTTCGCAATGCCCGCCGCCGCCGCCGCTGCCCGCACCTGCTCGGTGTTGGTGGTGGCGTTGGTTCGCAGGGTCAGGGTGGTGCCAGACGTGAAGTCCACGCCGTAATTCAGCCCCTTGGTCGCCAGGATGCTGCCGCCAATGATGGCCAGCAGAACGCTGGCCGTGGTGATGTACGGCGCGGCCTTAATAAAGTCGATGTGGGTGTTCTTGACCCACTGCCGGGCATTCATGTTGGGATGACGCTCGGCGATCCAGGCGATGAACCACTTGGCGAAGACCAGGTTAGAGAACGTCGCGGCGATCACGCCGATCATCAGCGTCACGGCGAAGCCCTTAACCGGCCCGGTGGAGTAGTTGTACAGCGCGGCGGCGGCCAGCAGGTGCGAGGCGTTCACGTCCAGAATCGCGGCGGTGGAGTGCCTGTACCCGGCATCGATGGAGTTCTTGATGCCCTTGCCCCGGTACAGCTCTTCCTTGATGCGCTCGAAGGAGATCACGTTGCCGTCCACGGCGGCCCCGATGGTCAGCACCAGCCCTGCAATTCCCGGTAGCGTCAGCGTGGCCCCGAAGCCTGCCAGCATGCCCAGGATCAGGATGCTGGAGAACAGCAGACCCAGGGCGCCCACCAGCCCAAACCACAGGCCGTAGTACGCGAACAGCATTACGAAGACCAGCGCAATACCCACCACGGCGGCAATCGCGCCGCTGCGGATGGCATCCGCGCCAAGGGTCGGCCCAATGGCGCGTTCGGCTTCCGTTTTGATCTTGATCGGCAGTGCGCCGGATTTCAGCACGAGGGCAAGCTGATTGGCTTCTTCCGGCGTGAAGGAGCCGCTGATCTGAATGTCGCGGAACAGGCGCTGGTTGATGGTGGCCACGCTCTGAATCTGGTCGTCGAGCACCACGGCCATCAGCTTGCCCACGTTCTTGCCCGTGAAGTCGCCGAAGGTCTGCGCGCCCTTGTCGGTGGTCTGGAAATTGACCACCCACTGCCCGGTCTGTGAGTTGGTCCCCGAAGTGGCGCTCTCCACCACTTCACCGGTGGCCTGGATCGGCCCGAGCTGGGCGAGCGTGTAGCCGCCAGAACCGGGCTTGCTCGTCCTCAATGTTGGGTCAGGTTGCGCGCCGTCCTGGACAATCCGGAATTCCAGTTTGGCCGTCTGCTGGATGATTTCACGGGCGCGTTGCTGGATGGCTGGCGTCGCGCCAGGAATTTCCACCACCACGCGCTTGCCGCCTGCCACCGTCACGGTGGGTTCGGCCACCCCCAGGGCGTTGACGCGGTTCTCGATCACCGTCTTGACGCGGTCCAGCTCGTCCTTGGTGGCCGTACCGGATTCGGGAGCCAGCTCAATGCGCAGGCCACCCTTCAGATCCAGTCCCAGCGTGATGAACTGGAATTTGTCGTTCCAGATGCTGCCCAGATTGTTGGGGTGCTCCCAGGGCCGCCAGATGTAGGCCAGACTGCCAAGCAGGGTGATGAGCAGCAGCAGCGCGGTCCAGGGATTGGGCCTGCTGGTACTCGGCGCGGCCTTGCGCCTGGGGGGTGGGGGGCGGCGGTCATTGCCGCCGGTGTTCTTGTTGCGGTTGTTGCCGTAAGTCACGGTGGAACTCCTGTCGGGTGGAAACGTGGGTGCCGTGTCCCTCACCCCGGTCCTCTTCCATGGGAAAGAGGGGGAAAATGATGTTGAGCTGTTCTTTGTGGACGTTCTGGCCTCAGCCGCCGTCCGTCTGCCGCCGTCCCAGGACATTCAGGTCGCTCAGGGGAGCAGGCTGCTGCCAGCTCCACCCGACGACCTGAGCCTCTTTGTGCTCCTGCCCCACACGGAAGGTTTCAGCCGGGGGCGGCGGCATCAGCACCGACACACCCGCTCCCGGCTGCGGCGCGGCGCGGACCTCGGGCAGGGCTGGGGCCACGTTGCTGGCGCTGAGGCGCTGGCCCACCTCCGGCGGACGGACAGGGGTCCCCAGCACCACCGCCAGCACCGACAGCAGCGTCAGCACGCCCGGCCAGGTGCGCAGCCGGGAAAGCCAGGGCCGCGTCAGCCAGGTGGGGGCAGGGGTGGGGGAGGGGTGCAAAGCGCCACAGCATACCAAGACCGGACTGACGGGGAGATGACTGTCGGCACCTTCCGCGCTGCCTTCGCCGATTCTTCGCGGTCTGTGCGCCGTTTGTTGGGAGCCTGCTGGGAGGCTGGACCCAGGGCCGGAAGCCGGTTCTGGCCCGCGACATTCAAGGAGGACTCCGCATGAGCCGATTCAAGACCACCAGCATCAAGACCATCTTCCACAAGACGCCCCTGATTGCTCTGGCTGCCCTGCCGCTGACCGTGGGAGCGGTCCTGGCCCAGCAGTCAGCTGCCACCGACGC
This genomic interval from Deinococcus humi contains the following:
- a CDS encoding NAD(P)H-dependent oxidoreductase subunit E — encoded protein: MPVTRLEICTEHLSVDQREALLDAVWESLRISPGMVTADGNVELALSQCGAGIKAEDTPLVRVDGQDYRNVTPQTLVSLLRRWTR
- a CDS encoding S41 family peptidase, producing the protein MSPSCSFRALLPALLLALPVAGASPASDLFQSATQQVTREYYGWSTADLKALSEKYDALLRVKCSQEGEACSYATGRNVLQDMFKEFGDAHTNVRDAEGAERLREVTQDLAVQRTGARLARVEGGLLVVSIIPGSPAETEGLRVFDLVTTVNGQAAGKRGGENAAVGPNEFIRLERAAQPIRVTVRRHASPELNLTVPTQALLARDVPTLAWTGADGKVAVITYPTFLPSDASQLFLDRLTEAQAAGARELVVDLRYNGGGSLTECVAAASVFAPVEYRSQTRYNGKLSTYSYTGVNGTRGHFLNMKTVPADSAVWKGPTAVLVGPNTASCAEVFTYYAQRAGAIAVGEKTRGVGNSGVIFDPLPDGGVVSVTVLRAFNEKNEALPDAITPDVLAPGDIGALIEQGRDVTLEAALQALAARAAR
- a CDS encoding MFS transporter, whose product is MDRWHGWDRDERLGILNGWGVFVGDGFLNVTVVISGFASRLGAPNWVIGLLPAIAGGGWMLPQLLVAARVRSLPHKLPVYRSAATIRTLTYVAMALIAAFLADQPALCLTLFVLAMLLNSLASGVAGLPFLEVVSKIVSAERRPRFFGTRNLYGGLLAFGAGLLVRWILGSDLQFPLNYALIFGLGAAAYTYGYWIFGRVTEPPDPPQEAQGFRAEFRAIPETLRDPHFRAFLTVRLLLAGASMSDPFFAVYALRVLDFPPAILGAFVMALTGAAPLSNIVWQRVAERKGSRRIIRYASVFYGLAPLYAAMVGLLGLGKWAYLGVFLLTSVAAQGFNLGHTNHLLNIAPPNARSRYIGTLNTLVGAALFTPVLGGLIADRFGYLPVFAISLLLCAGAWWQCGKLRRDA
- a CDS encoding aldo/keto reductase, which gives rise to MTTQSPTIQMRNLGATGLGVSEIGYGAWGIGADMWKGAQDDESLQALRRYLELGGNFIDTAMGYGDGHSERLVGQAAREFPGTVIATKISPKNGQWPARPGVPASDAFPAEHVIAMTEASLQRLGLEKIDVQQFHVWNDSWLGQGDWQDAVAQLKRDGKIGHFGVSINDHQPDNAVKAVEAGVVETVQVIYNVFDQSPQDRLLDACLANGVGVIVRVALDEGSLTGNITAGTEFPEGDWRHRYFGGNRRAELQPRLRAIERDLGINSSQLAETSLRFVLSHRAVSTVIVGMRSVRNVERNVAIADGQGLPADDVARLYAHRWDRNWYEAAE
- the secD gene encoding protein translocase subunit SecD, which produces MTYGNNRNKNTGGNDRRPPPPRRKAAPSTSRPNPWTALLLLITLLGSLAYIWRPWEHPNNLGSIWNDKFQFITLGLDLKGGLRIELAPESGTATKDELDRVKTVIENRVNALGVAEPTVTVAGGKRVVVEIPGATPAIQQRAREIIQQTAKLEFRIVQDGAQPDPTLRTSKPGSGGYTLAQLGPIQATGEVVESATSGTNSQTGQWVVNFQTTDKGAQTFGDFTGKNVGKLMAVVLDDQIQSVATINQRLFRDIQISGSFTPEEANQLALVLKSGALPIKIKTEAERAIGPTLGADAIRSGAIAAVVGIALVFVMLFAYYGLWFGLVGALGLLFSSILILGMLAGFGATLTLPGIAGLVLTIGAAVDGNVISFERIKEELYRGKGIKNSIDAGYRHSTAAILDVNASHLLAAAALYNYSTGPVKGFAVTLMIGVIAATFSNLVFAKWFIAWIAERHPNMNARQWVKNTHIDFIKAAPYITTASVLLAIIGGSILATKGLNYGVDFTSGTTLTLRTNATTNTEQVRAAAAAAGIAKVNEQSAAIQRDVNPTQEGVQYNVKVPELTAAETQTLGAALSKLPGGEIQASETVGPAVGKELTQKTIYAVLLGLGLILVYVGFRFDFVMGLGSIIAVLHDVAIVMGLYSLLGLEFGIASVAALLTLIGYSLNDSIIVSDRIRENIREMRGRSFREIVNTSINQTLSRTIMTSVSTMLPLVSLLVFGGPVLRDFSLALLVGIIIGTYSSIYIVAPLVVYVEEWNKRRQSGGRAAKA